One segment of Micromonospora parathelypteridis DNA contains the following:
- a CDS encoding MGH1-like glycoside hydrolase domain-containing protein, with translation MAAVVKYRGGVKDVHVITDRSSSDASPPDAERLRLAQADSGEQDWRAWGPYLSERAWGTVREDYSEHGTAWDYFPHDHARSRAYRWNEDGMAGVCDERQTFAFALALWNGRDPILKERMFGLGGDSGNHGEDVKEYWWYEDSTPTHSWMRWRYHYPQAAFPYDELVAVNALRGRDDTEYELVDTGIFDDDRYWAVTVDYAKASPTDLCIVVTVTNRADRAETLHVLPTLWFRNTWAWGLPGGDRVPRLTGQGTRLVGEHRVFGQLLLEGDGGPVPLLCDNDTNAERLWGLPGRSPYPKDGINDHVVNGAATVNPAREGTKGALHYVLDVPAGGQRQIRLRLTRTASPPAAAPPPPADLSDGFEAVVWARRAEANRFFAGVIPQAATQDEALVARQAIAGLMWGKQFYHFDVKRWLEGDPGSTPPPAGRRHGRNSAWWHMTSFDVISMPDPWEYPWYAAWDLAFHCVSIARVDPGFAKEQLLLLLREWYLHPNGQIPAYEWAFGDVNPPVHAWAALKVFEIDGGRDYEFLARVMHKLLLNFTWWVNRKDTGGNNVFEGGFLGLDNVGPFDRSAALPVAGVLEQSDGTGWMAMYALNLLDMAIVLAEHDRTWVDTATKFFEHFAYIAAAAYEQGLWDEEDAFFYDVLRLADGTKVPLKVRSVVGLLPLAATTRLTAKTLHRLPELGARLRWFLTNRPEYAQVIGTRRLGPDGRQQRLLSMVGPEQVVRLLARMLDPDEFLSEYGLRTLSRAHLDKPFSVALGGQEFSVGYEPAESTSGLFGGNSNWRGPIWMPTNFLLISALRDYAAFFGDDLQVEYPTRSGVKRSLDEIADDLSARLISLFTQDDWGRRPIYGAAQMFQTHPDWRDLIAFPEYFHGDNGAGLGAWHQTGWTALVADLILTLRR, from the coding sequence ATGGCCGCTGTGGTCAAGTACCGCGGCGGCGTCAAAGATGTGCACGTGATCACTGACCGATCGTCCTCCGACGCCTCGCCACCCGACGCTGAGCGGCTCCGGCTCGCCCAGGCCGACTCGGGGGAGCAGGACTGGCGCGCATGGGGTCCCTATCTGTCCGAACGGGCGTGGGGGACGGTGCGGGAGGACTACAGCGAGCACGGTACGGCCTGGGACTACTTCCCGCATGACCACGCGCGGTCCAGAGCCTACCGGTGGAATGAAGACGGGATGGCGGGCGTCTGCGACGAACGACAGACGTTCGCGTTCGCTCTCGCGCTGTGGAACGGCAGGGACCCGATCCTCAAGGAGCGGATGTTCGGTCTCGGCGGAGACAGCGGCAACCACGGCGAGGACGTCAAGGAGTACTGGTGGTACGAGGACTCCACGCCCACCCACTCGTGGATGCGCTGGCGCTACCACTACCCGCAGGCCGCCTTCCCGTACGACGAACTCGTCGCGGTGAACGCGTTGCGCGGCCGCGACGACACCGAGTACGAGCTGGTGGACACCGGGATCTTCGACGACGACCGGTACTGGGCGGTGACCGTCGACTACGCCAAGGCGTCCCCGACCGACCTCTGCATCGTGGTTACCGTCACCAACCGGGCCGACCGGGCGGAGACCCTACACGTGCTGCCCACCCTGTGGTTCCGCAACACCTGGGCCTGGGGCCTGCCCGGTGGCGACCGGGTCCCCCGGCTGACCGGCCAGGGCACCCGCCTCGTCGGCGAGCACCGGGTGTTCGGCCAACTGCTGCTGGAGGGCGACGGCGGCCCGGTGCCGCTGCTCTGTGACAACGACACCAACGCCGAGCGGCTCTGGGGCCTGCCCGGCCGCTCGCCGTACCCGAAGGACGGCATCAACGACCACGTGGTCAACGGCGCGGCCACGGTCAACCCGGCGCGGGAGGGCACCAAGGGCGCGCTGCACTACGTGCTCGACGTGCCGGCCGGCGGGCAGCGCCAGATCCGGCTGCGGCTGACCCGTACCGCGTCACCGCCGGCCGCCGCGCCGCCGCCTCCGGCGGACCTCAGCGACGGCTTCGAGGCGGTGGTGTGGGCGCGGCGGGCCGAGGCGAACCGGTTCTTCGCCGGGGTGATCCCGCAGGCCGCCACGCAGGACGAGGCGCTGGTGGCCCGGCAGGCCATCGCCGGGTTGATGTGGGGCAAGCAGTTCTACCACTTCGACGTCAAGCGCTGGCTCGAAGGCGACCCGGGCTCCACACCACCGCCGGCCGGGCGCCGGCACGGGCGCAACAGCGCCTGGTGGCACATGACCAGCTTCGACGTCATCTCCATGCCCGACCCCTGGGAGTACCCCTGGTACGCGGCGTGGGACCTGGCCTTCCACTGCGTCAGCATCGCCCGGGTCGACCCCGGCTTCGCCAAGGAGCAGCTCCTGCTCCTGCTGCGTGAGTGGTACCTGCACCCCAACGGGCAGATCCCGGCGTACGAGTGGGCGTTCGGTGACGTGAACCCGCCGGTGCACGCGTGGGCGGCGCTGAAGGTGTTCGAGATCGACGGCGGTCGGGACTACGAGTTCCTGGCCCGGGTGATGCACAAGTTGCTGCTCAACTTCACCTGGTGGGTCAACCGCAAGGACACCGGCGGCAACAACGTCTTCGAGGGCGGTTTCCTCGGGCTGGACAACGTCGGGCCCTTCGACCGCTCGGCGGCGCTGCCGGTGGCCGGTGTGCTGGAGCAGTCCGACGGCACCGGCTGGATGGCCATGTACGCGCTGAACCTGCTGGACATGGCGATCGTGCTCGCCGAGCACGACCGGACCTGGGTGGACACCGCCACCAAGTTCTTCGAGCACTTCGCCTACATCGCCGCCGCCGCGTACGAGCAGGGGTTGTGGGACGAGGAGGACGCCTTCTTCTACGACGTGCTGCGCCTCGCCGACGGCACGAAGGTGCCGCTGAAGGTCCGTTCCGTCGTCGGGCTGCTGCCGTTGGCCGCCACCACCCGGCTCACCGCGAAGACCCTGCACCGGCTACCGGAGTTGGGCGCGCGGTTGCGCTGGTTCCTCACCAACCGCCCGGAGTACGCCCAGGTGATCGGCACCCGCCGGCTGGGCCCCGATGGTCGGCAGCAGCGACTGCTGTCCATGGTCGGCCCGGAGCAGGTGGTCCGACTGCTCGCCCGGATGTTGGACCCCGACGAGTTCCTCTCCGAGTACGGCCTGCGGACGCTGTCTCGCGCGCATCTGGACAAGCCGTTCTCCGTCGCCCTCGGCGGGCAGGAGTTCTCGGTCGGCTACGAGCCGGCCGAGTCGACCAGCGGACTGTTCGGCGGCAACTCGAACTGGCGGGGTCCGATCTGGATGCCGACGAACTTCCTGCTGATCAGCGCTCTGCGTGACTATGCGGCGTTCTTCGGCGACGACCTTCAGGTGGAATATCCGACCCGCTCCGGGGTGAAGCGCTCGCTGGACGAGATCGCCGACGATCTCTCCGCTCGGCTGATCTCGCTCTTCACCCAGGACGACTGGGGCCGGCGGCCGATCTACGGTGCCGCTCAGATGTTCCAGACCCACCCGGACTGGCGGGACCTGATCGCGTTCCCCGAGTACTTCCACGGTGACAACGGGGCCGGTCTGGGTGCCTGGCACCAGACCGGCTGGACGGCCCTTGTCGCCGACCTGATCCTCACGCTGCGTCGCTGA
- a CDS encoding HAD family hydrolase, producing the protein MLKAIFFDVGGTILDESREFETWADWLGVPRHTFSAVFGAVIARGLDYQETFRVFRPDFDLAAELERRAAAGKPESFGEDDLYPDARGCLTSLKDQGLFVGLAGNQPAHAEALLRALDLPVDAIGTSHGWGVAKPAPAFFERVVREGGGDASSILYVGDRPDNDVRPAMLTGMNTCLIRRGPWGHILDLPAVSEQCLFRIDSLDELPSLVAKHNAAG; encoded by the coding sequence TTGCTCAAGGCGATCTTCTTCGATGTTGGCGGGACGATTCTCGACGAGTCCCGCGAGTTCGAGACCTGGGCAGACTGGCTCGGCGTTCCACGGCACACGTTCTCGGCGGTCTTCGGTGCGGTGATCGCCCGGGGTCTGGACTATCAGGAGACGTTCCGGGTCTTCCGGCCCGATTTCGATCTCGCGGCCGAGTTGGAGCGCCGAGCAGCCGCCGGCAAGCCGGAGTCGTTCGGCGAAGACGACCTCTACCCCGACGCCCGAGGATGCCTGACCTCCTTGAAGGACCAGGGTCTGTTCGTGGGCCTGGCCGGCAACCAGCCAGCTCATGCCGAGGCGCTTCTCCGCGCTCTCGACCTCCCGGTGGACGCCATCGGCACCTCACACGGTTGGGGCGTGGCGAAGCCGGCACCGGCCTTCTTCGAGCGGGTCGTTCGCGAAGGCGGTGGCGACGCCTCCTCGATCCTCTACGTTGGCGATCGGCCCGACAACGACGTACGCCCGGCCATGCTGACCGGCATGAACACCTGCCTGATCCGGCGCGGTCCGTGGGGTCACATCCTCGACCTTCCCGCCGTGTCCGAGCAGTGCCTGTTCCGCATCGACTCGCTGGACGAGCTTCCGAGCCTGGTCGCGAAGCACAACGCGGCAGGGTGA
- a CDS encoding amylo-alpha-1,6-glucosidase: MIDIHFGPQVCGDLTSAASREWLVPDGLGGYAMGTVSGLRTRRYHGLLVVPGETPASRQVGLVSLDPAVTLPSGARVRLGAHEWSSGDVDPRGFELLERFDLVDGLPRWRWRIGAVVIERELAMLPGRSCVAVVHRLVAGGPVRLELSAACTWRDAHGERRADGPIPQVEAVADGAVVEGAYRLAGPGWTPEGQWWLGVHHREEANRGLQPDEDLWYAGRFAGELERPGDTVSVRAWAAPLDLEPMPAEEIVATARRRNRQVVAAAKPADDVEATLALAADAFVVRTNDAAVDVVAGYPWFGAWSRDTMISYEGLFLCTGRVELGRALLRAYAATLSEGMLANTADTGRVEYNTVDGTLWFLHAVSRHVTVTGDTDLGDELLPALRAVVDAHVAGTRYGIRVDPADGLLAQGAPGTALTWMDARVYGVPVTPRTGKPVEVNALWINGLAGLAELAELAGQDADELWRRHGQATTSFRERFPAPTGWLHDVLDAPAPAYPLGGAALHDDDALRPNQLLAWSLPFAPMEPDEATLRRIAGGLLTPLGPRSLAPDAPEFVGRHRGGPADRDGGYHQGTVWPWLLGPYVDAARRGKMSVDDVFVGIEAHLTEYGLGSVSETADGVAPHAATGCPFQAWSVAELLRVRRKGQ, translated from the coding sequence TTGATTGACATTCACTTCGGCCCCCAGGTCTGCGGCGATCTGACCAGTGCGGCGAGCCGGGAGTGGTTGGTCCCCGACGGCCTCGGCGGTTATGCGATGGGCACCGTCAGCGGGCTGCGAACGCGTCGATACCACGGTCTGTTGGTGGTCCCCGGCGAAACCCCGGCGTCCCGTCAGGTGGGACTGGTCAGTCTGGACCCGGCGGTCACCCTGCCGTCCGGTGCTCGGGTGCGGCTCGGCGCGCACGAGTGGTCCTCCGGCGACGTGGACCCGCGCGGCTTCGAGCTGCTGGAGCGCTTCGACCTGGTCGACGGGCTGCCCCGGTGGCGGTGGCGGATCGGCGCGGTGGTGATCGAGCGGGAGTTGGCCATGCTGCCCGGCCGTTCCTGCGTGGCGGTGGTGCACCGGCTGGTCGCCGGCGGGCCCGTCCGGCTGGAACTCTCCGCCGCCTGCACCTGGCGCGACGCGCACGGCGAGCGGCGTGCCGACGGCCCGATCCCGCAGGTCGAGGCGGTGGCCGACGGCGCGGTAGTGGAGGGTGCGTACCGGCTGGCCGGCCCGGGCTGGACGCCCGAGGGGCAGTGGTGGCTGGGCGTACACCACCGTGAGGAGGCCAACCGGGGTCTGCAGCCGGACGAGGACCTCTGGTACGCGGGACGCTTCGCCGGCGAGCTGGAACGTCCCGGCGACACGGTGTCGGTGCGAGCCTGGGCCGCCCCGCTCGACCTGGAGCCGATGCCGGCGGAAGAGATCGTGGCGACGGCCCGACGGCGCAACCGGCAGGTGGTGGCGGCGGCGAAGCCAGCCGACGACGTGGAGGCCACCCTGGCGCTGGCCGCCGACGCGTTCGTGGTGCGCACCAATGACGCGGCGGTGGACGTGGTCGCCGGCTACCCGTGGTTCGGGGCCTGGTCGCGGGACACGATGATCTCGTACGAGGGGTTGTTCCTCTGCACCGGTCGGGTCGAGCTGGGAAGGGCACTACTGCGGGCGTACGCGGCGACGCTGTCCGAGGGGATGCTGGCCAACACGGCCGACACCGGCCGGGTGGAGTACAACACCGTCGACGGCACGCTGTGGTTCCTGCACGCGGTGAGCCGGCACGTCACCGTCACCGGTGACACCGATCTCGGCGACGAGCTGCTGCCCGCGCTGCGGGCGGTGGTCGACGCCCATGTGGCCGGCACCCGGTACGGGATCCGCGTCGACCCGGCCGACGGGCTGCTCGCCCAGGGCGCCCCCGGCACGGCGCTGACCTGGATGGACGCCCGGGTGTACGGCGTACCGGTCACCCCGCGCACCGGCAAGCCGGTCGAGGTCAACGCGTTGTGGATCAACGGGCTGGCGGGGCTCGCCGAGCTGGCTGAGCTGGCCGGGCAGGACGCGGACGAGCTGTGGCGACGGCACGGGCAGGCCACCACCTCGTTCCGGGAGCGTTTCCCGGCGCCGACCGGCTGGCTGCACGACGTGCTGGACGCGCCCGCGCCGGCGTACCCCCTGGGTGGGGCCGCCCTGCACGACGACGACGCGCTACGCCCCAACCAGTTGCTGGCCTGGTCGCTGCCGTTCGCACCGATGGAGCCGGACGAGGCGACGCTTCGCCGGATCGCGGGCGGGCTGCTCACCCCGCTCGGGCCGCGCAGCCTCGCCCCGGACGCGCCGGAATTCGTGGGCCGGCACCGGGGTGGCCCGGCCGACCGGGACGGGGGCTACCACCAGGGCACGGTCTGGCCATGGCTGCTCGGCCCGTACGTCGATGCCGCCCGCCGGGGAAAGATGTCAGTCGATGACGTGTTCGTCGGCATTGAGGCTCATCTGACCGAGTATGGGTTAGGCTCGGTGAGCGAGACGGCCGACGGCGTCGCGCCGCACGCCGCGACCGGCTGCCCATTCCAGGCGTGGTCGGTTGCGGAGCTGCTGCGGGTGCGCCGAAAGGGCCAGTAG
- a CDS encoding IPT/TIG domain-containing protein: MTTASTAVLVAGLATLGLGTPARAAPGDANARGVVVGLSAAVLGIPVISADTTIGTATAPAAGGTDTDNQAIAMPGAVGVTATGTVEVTATRAAASSSAFASVTNFNMAMLGIAVLEATEATATATCPQVGATSAGTTLVGMELFGSAVAPVANGPPIVASAPVVVPGLLGASLSVSLTRTETTTVNGAAAVAVRATGTLSGTALGVPTTIPVGTVIVAEASCERPSATPTAAAITPDEGPQSGGQTVTITGTGFIPGGTTVTFDGVPATGVTVAPGGTSLTAVTPAGAIGPASVVASTVNGTAPPLGYTYLADGSAAVVTDLAPASGPTVGGTTVTITGTGFAEVRGVDFNGLPGTDFTVDQAGTTITVVSPPNPAGPALVELVFPAGRVTAPTFTYIAPTITTVVPNSGPNTGGTTVTITGTGFTGATGVTFGDTPGTNLVVDPSGSSLTVVTPPGPVGPVDVSVLLPGANAGAPDGFTYVAAAPTAGAITPDEGPQSGGQTVTITGTGFIPGGTTVTFDGAPATGVTVNPQGTSLTAVTPSGAIGPAVVVVTTGGGSSAELDYTYLADQGDAAVTGLTPTTGPTSGGTTVTITGTGLSGATGVTFDGVPGTGFTVDQAGTTITVVTPAGLPGPVDVTVQLPGDDVTVPDGFAYRIAPPVVDALSPAQGPVGGGTTVTVAGSGFVPGGTVVTICGRTIPASEVTVAPGGRSLTFRTPACAAGNTTVVVRTDGGVSSGLTFRFVPRSLPVTGDAIAAPLTVGAMLALLGIVLVLLTRRRQRAGRIG; this comes from the coding sequence GTGACGACGGCATCCACGGCGGTGCTGGTCGCCGGCCTGGCGACCTTGGGGTTGGGGACACCGGCCCGGGCGGCACCGGGTGACGCGAACGCGCGAGGTGTCGTCGTCGGCCTGTCAGCGGCGGTGCTCGGCATACCCGTGATCAGCGCGGACACCACCATCGGTACGGCCACCGCCCCGGCTGCCGGCGGCACCGACACCGACAACCAGGCCATCGCGATGCCCGGGGCGGTCGGCGTGACCGCCACCGGCACCGTCGAGGTCACCGCCACCCGCGCGGCGGCCTCGTCGTCGGCCTTCGCCAGCGTCACGAACTTCAACATGGCCATGCTCGGCATCGCCGTGCTGGAGGCGACCGAGGCAACCGCCACCGCGACCTGCCCGCAGGTCGGTGCGACCAGCGCCGGCACGACCCTCGTCGGGATGGAACTCTTCGGCTCGGCCGTGGCGCCGGTGGCGAATGGCCCACCGATCGTGGCCAGCGCGCCCGTGGTGGTGCCCGGGCTGCTGGGCGCGAGTTTGAGCGTCTCGTTGACCCGGACCGAGACGACCACCGTCAACGGTGCCGCCGCGGTCGCGGTGCGGGCCACCGGCACCTTGTCGGGCACCGCCCTCGGCGTACCGACGACGATCCCGGTCGGGACCGTGATCGTGGCCGAGGCCAGCTGCGAGCGTCCGTCGGCGACGCCCACCGCCGCGGCGATCACGCCGGACGAGGGCCCACAGTCGGGCGGCCAGACGGTCACGATCACTGGTACGGGCTTCATCCCGGGTGGCACCACGGTCACCTTCGACGGCGTTCCGGCGACAGGTGTCACGGTGGCACCGGGCGGCACCTCGTTGACGGCGGTCACCCCGGCCGGTGCGATCGGCCCGGCGTCGGTCGTGGCCAGCACGGTGAACGGCACGGCACCACCGCTGGGCTACACGTACCTGGCCGACGGCAGTGCTGCTGTGGTCACCGACCTCGCGCCCGCCTCCGGGCCGACCGTCGGCGGCACGACGGTGACGATCACCGGGACCGGCTTCGCCGAGGTGCGGGGAGTGGACTTCAACGGACTGCCCGGCACCGACTTCACCGTCGACCAGGCCGGCACCACGATCACCGTGGTGTCCCCGCCGAACCCCGCCGGACCTGCCCTGGTCGAGCTGGTGTTCCCGGCCGGGCGGGTGACCGCGCCGACGTTCACCTACATCGCGCCGACGATCACCACCGTCGTGCCGAACTCGGGCCCGAACACCGGTGGTACGACGGTGACGATCACCGGGACCGGGTTCACCGGCGCGACCGGCGTGACCTTCGGCGACACGCCGGGCACCAATCTCGTCGTCGACCCGAGCGGCAGCTCGCTGACCGTGGTCACACCGCCAGGGCCCGTCGGCCCGGTGGACGTGAGCGTGCTCCTCCCGGGCGCGAACGCGGGCGCGCCGGACGGATTCACGTACGTGGCCGCTGCTCCGACCGCTGGGGCGATCACACCGGACGAGGGTCCGCAGTCGGGTGGACAGACCGTGACGATCACCGGTACGGGCTTCATCCCCGGTGGCACGACGGTCACGTTCGACGGAGCACCGGCGACCGGAGTCACGGTCAACCCGCAGGGCACGTCGCTGACGGCGGTCACCCCGTCCGGTGCCATCGGCCCGGCGGTCGTGGTGGTGACCACTGGTGGTGGTTCGTCCGCAGAGCTGGACTACACGTACCTGGCCGATCAGGGTGACGCCGCCGTGACCGGGTTGACCCCGACGACCGGGCCGACCTCCGGTGGCACCACGGTGACCATCACCGGGACCGGGCTCAGCGGCGCGACCGGCGTGACGTTCGACGGGGTGCCCGGCACCGGCTTCACCGTCGACCAGGCCGGCACCACGATCACCGTGGTCACCCCGGCTGGCCTGCCTGGCCCGGTGGACGTGACCGTGCAACTTCCCGGTGACGACGTCACCGTGCCGGACGGCTTCGCGTACCGAATCGCGCCGCCGGTCGTCGATGCGCTGTCCCCGGCGCAGGGACCGGTCGGTGGCGGCACCACCGTGACGGTCGCCGGTTCCGGCTTCGTTCCGGGTGGCACCGTGGTCACCATCTGCGGCCGGACCATCCCGGCGAGCGAGGTCACCGTGGCGCCGGGCGGGCGTTCGTTGACCTTCCGCACTCCAGCCTGCGCGGCCGGGAACACGACTGTCGTCGTGCGTACCGATGGTGGGGTCTCCAGCGGACTCACCTTCCGCTTCGTTCCGCGGAGCCTGCCGGTGACCGGTGACGCCATCGCCGCGCCGTTGACCGTCGGCGCGATGCTGGCTCTCCTCGGCATCGTCCTCGTACTGCTGACCCGACGCCGGCAGCGCGCCGGCCGGATCGGCTGA
- a CDS encoding MerR family transcriptional regulator, with protein sequence MAATKAGRERTQPPLSIQEMAQRSGFSEPTLRYYEKVGLLGVVPRDDSSGHRRYDTPLAERVDALACLRSSGMSVAEMRRYLALLAEGDRAAAAEQHDLFARHADRLTTEIERLRVRQAYMRGKADMWAARYRGDRAAEARAIQQVERTLQEF encoded by the coding sequence ATGGCAGCGACGAAGGCGGGTCGGGAGCGGACACAACCGCCCCTGAGCATTCAGGAGATGGCCCAGCGGTCAGGCTTCAGCGAGCCGACGCTGCGCTACTACGAGAAGGTCGGACTGCTCGGCGTGGTGCCGCGCGACGACAGCAGCGGCCACCGCCGCTACGACACCCCGCTCGCCGAGCGGGTCGACGCCCTGGCCTGCCTGCGATCGTCCGGGATGAGCGTCGCGGAAATGCGCCGGTACCTGGCGCTGCTCGCCGAGGGCGACCGGGCGGCCGCCGCCGAACAGCACGACCTCTTCGCCCGGCACGCCGACCGGCTGACCACGGAGATCGAGCGGCTACGGGTACGCCAGGCGTACATGCGCGGCAAGGCGGACATGTGGGCCGCCCGGTACCGCGGCGACAGGGCCGCCGAGGCCCGCGCGATCCAGCAGGTCGAACGAACCCTTCAGGAGTTCTGA
- a CDS encoding glycosyltransferase family 4 protein, with product MSPDAHVIDIHPARQLRVLMLSWEYPPVLVGGLGRHVHALSVALAAAGHDVTVVTRHSDGAPHEEYADGVHILRAPEDPVTFPLATDSLLAWTMAFNHTLTRTALRATQAGSYDVIHAHDWLVAHTAMTLRDHLDIPLVSTIHATEAGRHQGWLPEEMNRTIHGVEHWLSNESGRVIVCSGYMREQVTALFDAPAAQVDVVPNGVDGRAWRARPRAVASARARFAGDGPLVGYAGRLVYEKGVQHLVHAVPRLRERHPGLRVVIAGDGPYRAELEAQARRLALCSTVRFTGFLDSTQLPAMLGATDATVVPSLYEPFGMVALEAAAAGAPLAVASTGGLAEIVEPGVTGVTFPHSDPDALAGAVGQLLDDEVFARRVARRARTMVGEQYGWATIAARTAASYAAARREHGPLQARRAAARLAGGRTRIAIPEGNLLARADHAAC from the coding sequence ATGTCACCCGATGCCCACGTGATCGACATCCACCCCGCCCGGCAACTGCGGGTGCTGATGCTCTCCTGGGAGTACCCGCCGGTGCTCGTCGGCGGCCTCGGTCGACACGTGCACGCCCTCTCCGTGGCCCTCGCCGCCGCCGGCCACGACGTCACCGTCGTCACCCGCCACAGCGACGGCGCACCCCACGAGGAATACGCCGACGGCGTCCACATCCTGCGCGCCCCCGAGGACCCGGTCACCTTCCCCCTCGCCACCGACTCATTGCTGGCCTGGACCATGGCCTTCAACCACACCCTCACCCGCACCGCCCTCCGCGCCACCCAAGCCGGTAGCTACGACGTCATCCACGCCCACGACTGGCTCGTCGCCCACACCGCGATGACGTTGCGCGACCACCTCGACATCCCCCTGGTCAGCACCATCCACGCCACCGAGGCCGGACGACACCAGGGCTGGCTACCCGAAGAAATGAACCGCACCATCCACGGCGTCGAACACTGGCTCAGCAACGAATCCGGCCGGGTCATCGTCTGCTCCGGCTACATGCGTGAGCAGGTCACCGCGCTGTTCGACGCACCGGCCGCCCAGGTCGACGTGGTGCCCAACGGGGTCGACGGCCGGGCCTGGCGGGCCCGACCGCGGGCGGTCGCGTCGGCCCGAGCACGGTTCGCCGGGGACGGCCCGCTGGTCGGGTACGCCGGGCGGCTGGTCTACGAGAAGGGTGTCCAGCACCTGGTGCACGCGGTCCCCCGGCTACGCGAGCGGCACCCAGGGCTCCGCGTGGTGATCGCCGGCGACGGCCCGTACCGCGCCGAGTTGGAGGCCCAGGCCCGGCGCCTGGCGCTCTGCTCGACCGTCCGGTTCACCGGCTTCCTCGACTCCACCCAACTGCCGGCGATGCTCGGCGCCACCGACGCGACCGTGGTGCCCAGCCTCTACGAGCCGTTCGGCATGGTGGCGTTGGAGGCGGCGGCCGCCGGAGCGCCGCTGGCGGTGGCCAGCACCGGCGGCCTCGCCGAGATCGTCGAGCCCGGCGTGACCGGGGTGACGTTCCCGCACAGCGACCCCGACGCGCTCGCCGGCGCGGTCGGTCAACTCCTCGACGACGAGGTCTTCGCCCGAAGGGTGGCCCGCCGGGCCCGCACCATGGTCGGCGAACAGTACGGGTGGGCCACCATCGCGGCCCGCACCGCCGCCAGCTACGCCGCTGCCCGTCGGGAGCACGGCCCGCTGCAGGCCCGGCGTGCCGCCGCCCGACTGGCTGGTGGGCGTACCCGGATCGCCATCCCGGAGGGCAATCTGCTGGCCCGCGCCGACCACGCCGCCTGCTGA
- a CDS encoding NAD-dependent epimerase/dehydratase family protein, whose product MRNDIPLSATDDTPVLVTGATGHLGGYSVVRLLDEGYRVRVTVRDPGQQDEVLDRMRQIGTDPNGRVEFRTAALATDEGWAEAVDGVRYVLHHASPFPFTAPEDEDEVIRPAREGTLRVLRAAREAGVRRVVLTSSYAAVGYTVKPDGRYSEADWTNVDDDIPAYHRSKTLAERAAWDYVRDNGGIELSVINPTGIFGPLVGARVSASTGLVQAFLQGSRPVVPRMYFGVVDVRDVVDLHLGAMLHPAAAGERFIGVGGPSISFFDVAKMLARHLPSLADRVPTRELTDEEVREAAKTEPALRDAAALRGQIPVISNDKARDVLGWRPRPVETTITDTADSLIKFGLVTA is encoded by the coding sequence ATGCGTAACGACATACCGCTGAGCGCCACCGACGACACCCCCGTGCTGGTCACCGGTGCCACTGGACACCTTGGCGGGTACTCCGTCGTCCGGTTGCTCGACGAGGGCTACCGGGTGCGGGTCACCGTCCGCGATCCGGGCCAGCAGGACGAGGTGCTCGACCGGATGCGGCAGATTGGCACGGACCCGAACGGCCGGGTCGAGTTCCGGACGGCGGCCCTCGCCACCGACGAGGGCTGGGCCGAAGCGGTCGACGGGGTGCGGTACGTGCTGCACCACGCGTCACCGTTCCCGTTCACCGCGCCGGAGGACGAGGACGAGGTGATCCGGCCAGCACGCGAAGGAACGCTGCGCGTCCTGCGGGCCGCCCGCGAGGCCGGCGTACGGAGGGTGGTGCTGACCTCGTCGTACGCGGCGGTGGGTTACACGGTCAAGCCCGACGGGCGGTACAGCGAGGCGGACTGGACGAACGTGGATGACGACATTCCGGCGTACCACCGGTCGAAGACGCTCGCCGAGCGCGCCGCCTGGGACTACGTCCGGGACAACGGCGGGATCGAGCTGAGCGTCATCAACCCGACCGGCATCTTCGGGCCGTTGGTGGGGGCGCGGGTGTCCGCGTCGACCGGTCTGGTGCAGGCGTTCCTGCAGGGGTCGAGGCCGGTCGTACCCCGGATGTACTTCGGGGTGGTGGACGTCCGGGACGTGGTCGACCTGCACCTAGGCGCGATGCTGCACCCGGCCGCCGCCGGCGAGCGGTTCATCGGCGTCGGCGGCCCGTCGATCAGCTTCTTCGACGTGGCGAAGATGCTGGCTCGGCACCTGCCCAGCCTTGCCGACCGGGTGCCCACCCGGGAACTCACCGACGAGGAGGTCCGCGAGGCCGCGAAGACCGAACCGGCGCTGCGGGACGCGGCCGCCCTTCGTGGCCAGATCCCGGTGATCAGCAACGACAAGGCCCGCGACGTCCTCGGCTGGCGGCCTCGCCCGGTGGAGACGACCATCACCGACACCGCCGACAGCCTGATCAAGTTCGGCCTCGTCACCGCCTGA